A part of Methanomassiliicoccales archaeon genomic DNA contains:
- a CDS encoding CDGSH iron-sulfur domain-containing protein, producing MRPSKKGKVVISKNGPYLVSGGLPLSKQIILVGRDNEPESWMEGDRYPAQEEYSLCRCGGSKEKPFCDGSHIKKRFYGKETASALPYLDVAIRVTGEDLVLTDAEDLCAGARFCHKGRGTWEIVESSEDDEEKGIAIDSAMKCPSGRLVIWDKRSNEPLEPDYEPSIGIIEDPQEEVSGPIWVRGRVRIFSEEGRRYEVRNRVTLCRCGASRNKPFCDGGHRRIRFNDGDRSLG from the coding sequence ATGAGGCCGAGCAAGAAAGGGAAGGTCGTCATCAGTAAGAACGGCCCATATCTGGTCTCAGGAGGACTGCCTCTCTCCAAGCAGATCATCTTGGTCGGTCGTGACAATGAGCCAGAGTCTTGGATGGAAGGCGATAGGTACCCTGCCCAAGAGGAATATTCGCTCTGCAGGTGCGGAGGCTCAAAGGAGAAGCCTTTCTGCGATGGTTCCCATATAAAGAAAAGGTTCTATGGTAAGGAGACGGCATCCGCGTTGCCGTATCTTGATGTTGCGATAAGAGTGACGGGCGAAGACCTGGTCCTGACGGACGCGGAGGATCTGTGTGCAGGAGCCCGGTTCTGTCATAAAGGCCGGGGCACATGGGAGATCGTTGAGAGCTCCGAGGATGATGAGGAAAAAGGGATCGCGATCGATTCTGCGATGAAATGCCCTTCAGGCCGGCTGGTGATATGGGATAAAAGGAGCAATGAGCCGCTAGAGCCTGATTACGAACCCTCTATCGGGATCATCGAGGACCCGCAGGAGGAGGTGAGCGGACCCATCTGGGTCCGAGGAAGGGTCAGGATATTCTCAGAGGAGGGGCGCCGTTACGAGGTGAGGAACAGGGTGACCCTTTGCAGATGTGGTGCATCCAGGAACAAGCCCTTCTGCGATGGTGGGCACAGAAGGATACGGTTCAATGACGGGGACAGGTCTTTGGGATGA
- a CDS encoding flavodoxin family protein encodes MRALLIYDSVSEAKVTGKVAEMIASEMRSNGASVDVLFVEDAGKVDIKSYDLLVLGAPTMAWRPSPRMKKFLASMTDGLDGRAATTFDTQFESRFAGNATRHMEKALRKKGMKIVVPSLVAYVVSKDKLYHLREDQAQKISSWAKELVKAVK; translated from the coding sequence ATGAGGGCGTTATTGATATATGACTCAGTATCAGAAGCAAAAGTGACCGGTAAGGTCGCAGAAATGATAGCCAGTGAGATGAGGTCCAATGGGGCTTCCGTCGATGTTCTGTTCGTAGAGGATGCTGGTAAGGTAGATATTAAAAGCTATGACCTCCTCGTGCTGGGGGCCCCGACGATGGCATGGAGGCCTTCCCCCAGGATGAAAAAGTTCCTGGCATCGATGACGGACGGCCTTGACGGAAGAGCCGCGACGACCTTCGACACGCAGTTCGAATCGAGGTTCGCTGGCAACGCAACGAGGCACATGGAGAAGGCCCTTAGGAAGAAAGGGATGAAGATCGTGGTTCCTTCCCTCGTCGCCTATGTGGTGAGCAAGGACAAGTTGTATCACCTCAGGGAGGACCAGGCCCAGAAGATCTCCTCTTGGGCAAAAGAGCTTGTGAAGGCTGTCAAATGA
- a CDS encoding CBS domain-containing protein, which produces MPYRDKKFSELLVADVYDKLVLKASQVKSGAMIYDAIEQMISNMSRKAYVVDEEGRYLGTISTETILKLIGYRVGVRDSSSLSFYRFLRDIFKEDVNSIMAKGRTVTKETPLTKALKIMLDDHLNDLPVVDENNRLIGELVSLELFIEGKKVFMERDEGSS; this is translated from the coding sequence ATGCCATATAGAGATAAGAAGTTCAGCGAGCTGCTTGTCGCGGATGTTTATGATAAATTGGTGCTCAAAGCATCTCAGGTCAAGAGCGGGGCGATGATCTATGATGCAATCGAGCAGATGATCAGCAACATGTCAAGGAAGGCATATGTTGTCGATGAGGAGGGGAGATATCTAGGTACCATAAGCACAGAGACCATCCTGAAGCTCATAGGCTACAGGGTGGGCGTGAGGGATTCGAGCAGCCTTTCGTTCTATAGGTTCCTTAGGGACATATTCAAAGAAGATGTGAACAGCATAATGGCCAAAGGCAGGACTGTTACGAAGGAGACGCCTCTTACAAAGGCGCTCAAGATAATGTTGGACGACCATCTCAACGACCTCCCCGTTGTGGACGAGAACAACAGGTTGATAGGCGAGCTTGTCAGCCTTGAGCTCTTCATTGAAGGTAAGAAGGTATTTATGGAACGTGATGAGGGTTCAAGCTGA
- the dcm gene encoding DNA (cytosine-5-)-methyltransferase, with translation MEPTVIELFAGVGGFHLGLSKSGWKVVWADQWEPGKKVQHAFECYNRHYPGICLNLDISKVEVRNIPDATLLVGGFPCQDYSVATTKANGITGKKGVLWWDIDRILKEKVHAGRPIPYVLLENVDRLLKSPTGQRGRDFGMILGCLNRLGYAVEWRVINAADYGFPQKRRRTFIFATRPKSVIKALYESTPAEKVILSQGFFAPSFKVKLNGECRSAILEEDLQSISDNFKFKFENSGYMVRGKIQTCNVIPKFNGRKMTLRDVLVPDADDEFYVNEGDIGEEGSDTINKKTWRYCKGAKAEYRKDKNGYEYHYTEGAIPFPDRLDEPSRTLLTSDGNKRPNRVSHIILDPTNGRYRILTPVECERLNGFDDNWTLGMPTRWRYFCMGNALVVGLVEIMGKRLMEIINDPKVSSRVKRIDEF, from the coding sequence ATGGAACCAACTGTAATCGAGCTCTTTGCAGGCGTGGGGGGTTTTCACCTCGGTCTCAGTAAGAGTGGTTGGAAGGTGGTTTGGGCCGACCAATGGGAGCCTGGGAAAAAGGTCCAGCATGCCTTTGAATGCTATAATAGGCACTATCCAGGCATCTGTTTGAACTTAGATATCTCAAAGGTCGAAGTTCGGAATATACCAGATGCTACCCTTCTTGTCGGAGGTTTTCCATGCCAAGATTATTCAGTTGCAACAACAAAAGCAAACGGCATCACAGGAAAGAAGGGCGTCCTTTGGTGGGACATTGATAGGATTTTAAAAGAGAAGGTCCATGCTGGGAGACCAATCCCTTATGTCCTTCTTGAGAACGTCGATAGGTTGCTGAAGTCCCCCACAGGTCAGCGTGGAAGAGATTTCGGAATGATCTTGGGATGTCTGAACAGGCTAGGTTATGCGGTAGAATGGAGGGTCATCAATGCAGCAGATTATGGGTTCCCTCAAAAACGGAGGAGGACCTTTATCTTTGCAACAAGACCTAAGTCCGTCATAAAGGCGCTTTATGAAAGCACACCAGCCGAGAAGGTGATATTATCACAGGGTTTCTTCGCACCTTCTTTCAAGGTCAAATTGAACGGGGAGTGCAGATCCGCCATCCTTGAAGAGGACCTACAATCCATTTCTGACAATTTCAAATTCAAATTTGAAAATTCTGGATACATGGTAAGGGGTAAGATACAGACCTGCAATGTAATTCCAAAGTTCAACGGAAGGAAGATGACCCTGAGAGACGTTCTTGTGCCTGATGCTGATGATGAGTTCTATGTAAATGAAGGGGACATAGGTGAGGAGGGATCCGATACAATAAATAAAAAAACGTGGAGGTACTGCAAAGGTGCAAAAGCTGAATATCGGAAGGATAAGAATGGCTACGAGTATCATTACACAGAAGGCGCTATACCATTTCCTGACAGATTGGACGAGCCTTCGAGGACATTACTGACAAGCGATGGTAACAAGAGACCGAATCGGGTCAGCCATATAATCCTAGATCCAACGAATGGTCGTTACAGGATATTGACGCCGGTTGAGTGTGAGAGATTGAATGGTTTTGATGACAATTGGACGCTGGGGATGCCAACAAGATGGCGCTATTTCTGTATGGGCAATGCTTTGGTCGTGGGTCTGGTAGAGATCATGGGGAAGCGACTTATGGAGATTATAAACGACCCAAAGGTATCCTCAAGGGTCAAACGGATTGATGAATTTTGA
- a CDS encoding DNA mismatch repair protein, whose amino-acid sequence MNDDSKSIKDQSIILSMAKRIVNKTLRSVLPTSVDGGSDEHTTRTSKGGFGTILEREYFGIQENFNESVPDFREAGIELKSSPVIKTAKGIKAKERMVLSIINYHSLKDEIFENSSFLKKNARLLVVFYLHEKDKPVKDLKVVLADLWSIPNEDLPVIKKDWEDIKEMVMAGKAHEIHEGMTRYLAACTKGKDSNSLRDQPFSEKKAMQRAFSFKQSYVNSIIQYLQKKENILQQDSIVKQGLPKGYDSFEEIVIERFNPYIGWDVVAIGKKFDFDVNSRAKNINDLLTRRILGVKKRIIEFEKADITLRSITVEANGKIKEHISFPAFRYDEIVKEDDWDTSQIREMFVKRFFFVIYQKDERGIKHLKKVMFWSIPPKDLEEVRKVWSDTKKCIIDGKYPELPKSTDNKVSHVRPHARTARDTITAPDGSKQVKRSFWLNRSYIEKQIGAVPWTLDNR is encoded by the coding sequence ATGAATGACGATTCTAAATCGATCAAGGACCAGTCCATCATACTTTCGATGGCCAAAAGAATAGTAAATAAAACCCTAAGGTCCGTTCTTCCCACATCCGTGGATGGAGGTTCTGACGAACACACTACTAGAACATCAAAGGGAGGGTTTGGCACAATCTTGGAGCGAGAATATTTTGGGATTCAGGAGAACTTCAATGAGAGCGTTCCTGATTTTCGTGAAGCAGGCATAGAACTCAAATCAAGCCCGGTCATAAAAACAGCAAAAGGGATAAAAGCAAAAGAAAGAATGGTCCTGAGCATCATCAATTACCATTCATTGAAGGACGAAATCTTTGAAAATTCCTCTTTCCTCAAGAAGAATGCAAGATTATTGGTTGTTTTTTATTTGCATGAGAAAGACAAGCCTGTAAAGGACCTGAAAGTGGTCCTGGCAGACCTTTGGAGTATACCAAATGAGGATCTTCCTGTCATCAAGAAGGATTGGGAAGACATAAAAGAAATGGTAATGGCAGGAAAGGCACATGAAATTCATGAGGGCATGACAAGGTATCTTGCTGCATGCACTAAAGGTAAAGACTCCAATTCATTGAGAGATCAGCCATTTTCGGAAAAAAAGGCGATGCAAAGGGCGTTCTCATTCAAACAGAGCTATGTAAACTCCATTATCCAATATTTACAAAAAAAGGAGAATATATTGCAACAGGACTCCATCGTGAAACAAGGCCTACCAAAGGGATACGACTCATTTGAAGAAATTGTAATTGAAAGATTCAATCCGTATATTGGATGGGATGTGGTAGCGATTGGTAAGAAATTTGATTTTGATGTGAATAGTAGGGCAAAGAATATAAACGACCTTCTAACACGTCGAATTTTAGGCGTCAAAAAGCGGATTATAGAGTTCGAAAAAGCGGACATAACGCTGAGAAGCATTACAGTGGAGGCGAATGGCAAAATCAAAGAGCATATCTCATTCCCCGCATTCAGATATGACGAGATAGTCAAAGAGGATGATTGGGATACATCGCAAATCCGCGAGATGTTCGTAAAGAGATTTTTCTTTGTTATATATCAGAAGGACGAAAGAGGAATAAAACATTTGAAAAAGGTCATGTTCTGGTCAATACCGCCAAAGGACCTAGAAGAAGTGAGAAAGGTCTGGAGTGACACAAAGAAATGCATCATAGATGGCAAGTATCCAGAACTTCCAAAAAGCACGGACAACAAGGTGAGCCATGTGAGACCACATGCAAGAACGGCCCGCGACACTATCACCGCACCTGATGGAAGCAAGCAGGTAAAAAGGTCATTTTGGTTGAACCGCTCCTATATAGAAAAACAGATTGGCGCTGTCCCCTGGACATTGGATAATAGATGA
- a CDS encoding very short patch repair endonuclease, producing MKKRRRTKSFIRDGRCPIPVSESTSVCMRSNKGKDTGPEVKLRKKLRENGIYGYRVSYGKLPGRPDIAFVRKKVAIFVNGCFWHRCPLCNLPVPKSHSDFWQNKFEKNIKRDAEVKKELEAIGWTPLVIWECQIKRDIQMVVDMIINLVKENE from the coding sequence ATGAAGAAGAGGAGAAGGACGAAGTCATTTATTAGGGATGGAAGGTGCCCTATCCCTGTTTCCGAGAGCACATCCGTCTGTATGAGATCTAATAAAGGAAAAGATACCGGTCCCGAAGTAAAGCTGAGAAAGAAATTGAGAGAAAATGGAATTTATGGATATAGGGTCAGTTATGGAAAACTCCCTGGAAGACCTGATATTGCATTCGTTCGTAAGAAAGTCGCCATATTTGTGAATGGGTGTTTTTGGCATAGATGTCCATTATGCAATTTGCCCGTCCCGAAATCTCATTCTGATTTCTGGCAAAATAAATTTGAAAAGAACATCAAAAGGGATGCCGAGGTGAAAAAGGAATTAGAGGCAATCGGATGGACGCCCTTGGTAATATGGGAGTGTCAAATTAAAAGGGACATCCAAATGGTCGTTGATATGATCATCAATCTGGTGAAGGAAAATGAATGA